From the Leptolyngbya sp. O-77 genome, one window contains:
- a CDS encoding glutamyl-tRNA amidotransferase, producing MQRILLAVNGTLMRGLALNGNLLAVGAIFVREAKTEPAYRLWSIGDRHPAMLRVREGGRAIAVEVWEVPLDGLGLLLLQEPPGLCIGRLRLDDGEDVLGVLGEPYLCEGQREITEYGGWRAYMERTD from the coding sequence ATGCAACGAATTCTCCTTGCGGTTAATGGAACGCTGATGCGGGGGCTGGCGCTCAATGGCAATCTGCTTGCGGTGGGAGCTATCTTCGTCCGCGAAGCCAAAACGGAGCCTGCCTATCGCCTGTGGAGCATTGGCGATCGCCATCCAGCGATGCTGCGGGTGCGCGAGGGCGGCCGGGCGATCGCCGTCGAAGTCTGGGAGGTTCCCCTAGACGGTCTGGGTCTACTCCTGCTGCAAGAACCCCCCGGCCTCTGCATCGGCCGCCTTAGGCTAGACGACGGCGAAGACGTGCTGGGTGTGCTAGGAGAGCCGTACCTGTGCGAAGGGCAACGGGAAATTACGGAGTATGGCGGGTGGCGAGCATATATGGAACGGACAGATTGA
- a CDS encoding DUF928 domain-containing protein, whose protein sequence is MRIFLSPSTLLVALLGAGIVSESSTAEARVFQNAAPRSVLDSSALSRPAFDPPVQIAQLGFSVRQSRPVRNRIGGITRGGQACSPDGATVVRLLPLVPPTDPTAVEQGKINIEPTVSEQPMVFVYVPQTVARQAQFSVAIATDTPSGRTVEETLYEYRLPLPQQPSVIGIPLRPLDEGRLYRWVFQLQCDPTGDRSGDALTDGWLQRVAPNSSLSLRLNRATPQELPALYARSGLWQDTITSLGTLRAATPGDAALLADWASLLTSIRLDDLANVPLLFPPVESRSLQE, encoded by the coding sequence ATGCGGATTTTTTTATCACCCTCTACGCTGCTCGTGGCGCTGTTGGGCGCGGGAATTGTCTCCGAAAGCAGCACTGCTGAGGCGCGGGTTTTCCAAAATGCTGCGCCACGTTCCGTCTTGGACTCGTCTGCGCTATCCCGTCCGGCCTTCGACCCGCCCGTTCAGATCGCGCAGCTAGGGTTTAGCGTGCGGCAGTCTCGCCCCGTCCGCAATCGCATTGGCGGCATCACGCGGGGCGGCCAGGCGTGCAGTCCCGATGGAGCAACAGTGGTGCGGCTGCTGCCCCTGGTGCCGCCCACCGACCCGACTGCTGTCGAGCAGGGCAAGATCAACATTGAGCCAACAGTTTCCGAGCAGCCGATGGTGTTTGTGTATGTGCCGCAAACGGTGGCTCGGCAGGCGCAATTTTCGGTGGCGATCGCCACGGATACCCCTTCTGGGCGCACGGTAGAAGAAACGCTCTATGAATACCGCCTGCCACTACCCCAACAGCCCAGTGTTATTGGCATTCCGCTGCGGCCGCTGGACGAAGGACGGCTCTATCGCTGGGTGTTTCAACTCCAGTGCGACCCGACGGGCGATCGCTCTGGAGATGCGCTGACAGACGGCTGGCTCCAGCGAGTCGCCCCCAACAGCAGTCTCTCACTGCGGCTCAACCGCGCCACACCGCAAGAACTGCCCGCCCTCTACGCCCGGTCGGGACTGTGGCAAGACACGATAACCAGCCTGGGAACCCTGCGAGCCGCCACGCCTGGTGATGCAGCCCTGCTTGCCGACTGGGCCAGCCTGCTGACCTCTATCAGGCTAGACGACCTGGCCAACGTGCCGCTGCTATTTCCCCCGGTGGAATCCCGCTCCCTGCAAGAATAA
- a CDS encoding CRR6 family NdhI maturation factor, giving the protein MSSVLTITADQINRLDLSPATAAIAPWLAQQPSAAAQPSLQLQFKIDIPRDPDDPRELSEIPEVRLWFVRLDASYPWLPLVLDWEAGELGRYAAMLVPHEFSRTEGIRFNPEALELFVMSKIFAVADWMQQHGGISPTRLKFMTQLLGYELEDDFFALL; this is encoded by the coding sequence ATGTCCTCCGTTCTCACGATCACGGCCGACCAGATCAATCGCCTAGACCTTTCTCCTGCGACGGCGGCGATCGCCCCTTGGCTGGCTCAGCAGCCCAGCGCCGCGGCCCAGCCCAGCCTCCAACTCCAGTTCAAGATCGACATTCCCCGCGATCCCGACGACCCGCGAGAGCTGTCGGAAATCCCGGAGGTGCGCCTGTGGTTTGTGCGGCTGGATGCGAGCTATCCCTGGCTGCCGCTGGTGCTGGACTGGGAAGCGGGCGAATTGGGGCGCTATGCGGCGATGCTGGTGCCGCACGAGTTTAGCCGCACCGAGGGCATTCGGTTCAACCCGGAGGCGCTGGAGCTGTTTGTAATGAGCAAGATCTTTGCTGTGGCGGACTGGATGCAGCAGCACGGCGGCATCAGCCCCACCCGACTCAAGTTTATGACCCAACTGCTGGGCTATGAGCTAGAGGACGATTTTTTTGCGCTGCTCTAG
- a CDS encoding site-2 protease family protein gives MIFWLLLLSITGLFTYYIVQRSVSSITRIPIWLLWLVMMLPALVWTGWILLNGPDARIPAALLFGPFLISPVLYWLLVQWGRPPRPATAEAAAEPSPQQPEPDPKAPLRPIDRQEEATLQNCFPWSVYYLQNLEYRPQALICRGQLRSSPEVAYRTIRENIEAQFGDRFLVLFQEGLNGKPFFALVPNAQAQRDPADQADGKPERRLGRSLGLFAATLLTTCLGGAILMERFTTGAAADEPLASNLSFDLPTLLTGLPYAIAILLILGGRELANFWVARRYGLRVSYPYFIPVPPMAVFPFGTFGALLQRRSPVPHRRALFDIGLTGSMVSFLISLPILLWGLAQSQPIQRTAESGIFRFESFNPHGSLLLAVLSKLALGSAFTADTALRLHPVAVAGCIGIVITALNLMPVGQLDGGQIVHAMFGQRMGALIGQVARLLVLLLSLVQQELLLWAVLLFLLPAVDAPTLNDVSELDNLRDFLGLAALTLLIVILLPPPPSLAQLLGIAG, from the coding sequence ATGATTTTCTGGCTGCTGCTGCTCAGCATCACTGGGCTATTTACCTACTACATCGTGCAGAGAAGCGTGTCCAGTATCACGCGCATCCCCATCTGGCTGCTATGGCTGGTGATGATGCTGCCTGCGCTAGTCTGGACGGGATGGATTTTGCTGAATGGGCCAGATGCTCGAATTCCCGCAGCGCTACTGTTTGGGCCATTTTTGATTAGCCCGGTGCTGTATTGGCTACTGGTGCAGTGGGGCCGCCCGCCTCGACCCGCCACAGCCGAGGCCGCTGCCGAGCCATCTCCGCAACAGCCAGAGCCAGACCCCAAAGCGCCACTGCGCCCGATTGATCGACAGGAAGAAGCCACGTTGCAAAATTGCTTTCCCTGGTCAGTCTATTACTTACAGAATTTGGAGTATCGGCCGCAGGCGCTGATCTGTCGCGGACAGTTGCGGAGTTCGCCGGAGGTGGCGTATCGCACGATTCGCGAGAATATTGAAGCTCAGTTTGGCGATCGCTTCCTGGTGTTGTTTCAAGAAGGGCTGAACGGCAAACCCTTCTTTGCCCTCGTGCCCAATGCCCAGGCCCAGCGCGACCCAGCAGACCAAGCGGACGGAAAACCCGAACGACGACTGGGGCGATCGCTCGGATTGTTTGCGGCCACGCTGCTGACCACTTGCCTGGGCGGGGCAATCCTGATGGAGCGCTTTACCACAGGTGCAGCCGCAGATGAGCCGCTGGCCAGCAATCTCAGCTTCGACCTGCCGACACTGTTGACGGGGCTGCCCTATGCGATCGCCATTCTGCTGATTTTGGGCGGGCGGGAACTGGCAAATTTCTGGGTAGCGCGTCGCTATGGGCTGCGGGTGTCCTATCCCTACTTCATCCCTGTGCCGCCGATGGCGGTGTTTCCCTTCGGTACGTTTGGGGCGCTGCTCCAGCGGCGATCGCCCGTTCCCCATCGTCGTGCCCTGTTCGACATCGGGCTAACGGGTTCAATGGTCAGTTTTTTGATCAGCCTGCCGATCTTGCTGTGGGGGCTGGCGCAGTCGCAGCCGATTCAACGCACCGCCGAGTCGGGTATTTTCCGGTTCGAGTCGTTTAATCCCCACGGTTCGCTGCTGCTGGCGGTGCTGAGCAAGCTGGCGCTGGGTAGCGCGTTTACCGCAGATACGGCACTGCGGCTGCATCCGGTGGCCGTAGCGGGGTGCATTGGGATCGTGATCACAGCGCTCAACCTGATGCCTGTGGGACAACTGGATGGCGGGCAGATTGTTCATGCCATGTTTGGTCAGCGGATGGGCGCTTTGATCGGGCAGGTAGCGCGACTGCTGGTGTTGCTGCTGTCGCTGGTGCAGCAAGAACTCCTGCTGTGGGCGGTGCTGTTATTTTTACTACCTGCGGTGGATGCGCCAACGCTCAATGATGTGAGCGAATTGGACAACCTGCGCGACTTTTTGGGGCTGGCTGCACTGACGCTGCTGATCGTCATCTTGCTGCCGCCGCCGCCCAGTTTGGCACAGCTCTTGGGTATCGCTGGATAG
- a CDS encoding MBL fold metallo-hydrolase, whose protein sequence is MSITSMAARPAATKPPRLVLPEIWAFAPNRDALGGTAYLLQTPDGNLLIDCPTWDDTTRQALGELGGVRWLVLTHRGAIAHVSDFHKSYGCEILIQEQEAYLLPGLPVTPFQQEHEISPAVQILWTPGHSPGSACVYTPMQGGVLFSGRHLLPNRQGNPVPLRLSKTFHWPRQLRSVEKLRDRFSSDTLQHLCPGANLGFLRGQPTITPAYERLAALDLNALRTQPPGL, encoded by the coding sequence ATGTCTATTACGTCTATGGCTGCTCGTCCTGCTGCCACCAAGCCGCCGCGCCTCGTGCTGCCGGAGATCTGGGCGTTTGCACCCAATCGGGATGCCCTCGGCGGCACGGCCTATCTGCTGCAAACTCCCGACGGCAACCTGCTGATCGATTGCCCTACCTGGGACGACACCACCCGCCAAGCCTTGGGAGAATTGGGCGGTGTGCGCTGGCTGGTGCTGACCCATCGGGGGGCGATCGCCCATGTCTCTGACTTCCACAAAAGCTACGGCTGCGAAATCCTGATCCAGGAACAGGAAGCCTACCTGCTGCCGGGGCTGCCTGTCACGCCGTTTCAGCAGGAGCATGAGATCAGCCCTGCCGTTCAAATCCTCTGGACACCCGGTCATTCCCCTGGTTCCGCCTGTGTGTACACCCCGATGCAGGGCGGTGTGCTGTTTTCCGGTCGGCATCTGCTGCCCAATCGCCAGGGCAATCCCGTGCCACTGCGCCTGTCCAAGACCTTTCACTGGCCGCGCCAGCTCCGCAGTGTCGAAAAATTGCGCGATCGCTTTTCATCCGACACGCTCCAGCATCTCTGTCCGGGCGCAAACCTCGGCTTCCTGCGCGGCCAGCCCACCATCACCCCCGCCTACGAAAGGCTCGCCGCCCTCGACCTCAATGCCCTCCGCACCCAGCCTCCCGGCTTGTAG
- a CDS encoding HAD family hydrolase, with protein MSIPVLADAMPTLLALDFDGVLCDGIIEYFQTAWRGYCRIWSPEEKTPPAGLAESFYRTRPVVETGWEMPLIVRSLLQGISEDEILATWGTLAKQQIEREGLNPADLSAALDGSRDEWIAADLDTWLAQHRFYPGVVERVAQVLRSDVDVYIISTKESRFIRQLLAQQGVDFPGDRLIGKEIRQPKAQTLRDLLQQHTQDGTSPTIWFVEDRLKTLQAIQLQPDLAAVQLFLADWGYNTAAERDTAQQDPQIHLISLAQFAGAFPGWVGSSLSN; from the coding sequence ATGTCTATTCCTGTGCTAGCCGATGCCATGCCGACGCTGTTGGCGCTCGACTTTGACGGGGTGCTGTGTGATGGCATAATCGAGTATTTTCAAACGGCGTGGCGGGGCTATTGCCGCATCTGGTCGCCAGAGGAGAAAACGCCGCCTGCGGGACTGGCGGAATCGTTCTATCGTACGCGGCCCGTGGTGGAAACGGGCTGGGAAATGCCGCTGATCGTGCGATCGCTCTTGCAGGGCATCTCCGAGGACGAGATCCTGGCAACCTGGGGCACGCTGGCTAAGCAACAGATCGAGCGGGAAGGGCTGAACCCGGCCGACCTCAGCGCCGCCCTAGATGGCAGCCGCGACGAGTGGATCGCCGCCGATCTGGACACCTGGCTAGCCCAGCATCGGTTTTATCCGGGCGTGGTGGAACGGGTGGCGCAGGTGCTTCGCAGTGACGTGGATGTATATATCATCAGCACCAAGGAATCGCGCTTTATTCGGCAGCTTTTGGCGCAGCAGGGGGTGGACTTTCCGGGCGATCGCCTGATTGGTAAAGAAATTCGCCAGCCCAAGGCGCAAACCCTGCGTGACCTGCTCCAACAGCACACACAAGACGGCACATCGCCCACCATCTGGTTTGTAGAAGATCGCCTGAAGACGCTGCAAGCGATTCAGCTCCAGCCCGATTTGGCAGCCGTCCAGCTATTTCTGGCAGATTGGGGCTACAACACCGCCGCTGAGCGCGACACCGCCCAGCAAGACCCGCAAATTCACCTGATCTCTCTGGCGCAATTTGCCGGAGCGTTTCCCGGCTGGGTCGGTTCATCGCTCAGCAACTAA
- a CDS encoding PAS domain S-box protein, giving the protein MVSGLDYLRALRDCCQDEAAFERLKVLLNLADGSAQLPLDAHSAEQRYRAMLDAIPDLMFRLDRQGYYLDFEGKQVLTLPREAIIGKHVTEILPPDVAEVCLAAIRRTLETGQLQTCAYQLWVDGALRDYEARLVVSGKDEVLSVVRDVTERQRVETDLQTSEDRLRCFFEATFEAVIIHNFQQILDVNPAAVELLGYSADELIGMPVIDLIAPESREMVREKWRSLTHPDDSYSYEATGIRKDGSRFFGVVFAKGIEYRGQQARVASIRNITARKQAELRYQAMLNAIPDLMFRINLDGIYLDCKAEHDSDLLIPASSMVGKSIYDVLPHDVAEQRMEFVRRAIATGAIQVFEYQLRLKHPSKYADAQKDCDPYLRDYEARVVVSGEDEALVIVRDISDRKKSEAALRQSEEKFSKAWRSSPNPMSIATLLGGQMIDCNDGFLEVMGYRRDEVIGRQVHDLKLWARPGDRDKMVAMLQRDGSVHNLEHYFCTRSGEVREGLFSAEIIEINGEQCLIDTIVDITELKLAQAQLLAATERDRLLGEIALRIRQSLDLEQILNTTVEEVRRVLKADRVTIGLDLEDRRGQIVAESVDSRWRSMKGLIIEDTAYLEETRRGFTQHEVAVVNEVATSNHPRATRALTEFQVQAWLAVPIMLDNDFFGLLVVDQCDGPRQWQSEEIEFLAQLGTQVSIAIQQSKLYEQVRELNTGLEQKVRERTLELQQKNEELLELNALKDEFLNAFSHDLRTPVMGISLVINNLLNQPGDTIPLSRAMLERMLQSNDYQLQLIKSLLEAHSAETRGVTLNYELVQLSLLVQVIAEDLEPLVAKNHATLRNEVPPDLPLVNADSMQIRRVFENLITNALNHNPPGICITINAAVEGDLIRFTIQDDGVGMAPETCDRLFTRYSRGPNSRHSTGVGLGLYLARQIITAHGGQIGVTSTPGNGATFWLTLPLAIPPGANPTPEDELDVN; this is encoded by the coding sequence ATGGTTTCTGGGCTTGACTATCTTCGGGCACTGCGAGACTGCTGCCAAGACGAAGCCGCCTTTGAGCGGTTAAAGGTGCTGCTCAACCTGGCAGATGGCTCTGCACAGTTACCTCTAGACGCTCATTCTGCGGAACAGCGCTATCGCGCCATGCTGGATGCCATTCCCGATCTGATGTTTCGGCTCGATCGTCAGGGTTATTATCTAGATTTTGAGGGCAAGCAGGTGCTGACGCTGCCCCGCGAGGCAATTATTGGCAAGCACGTCACTGAGATTCTACCGCCGGATGTGGCGGAGGTCTGTTTGGCGGCGATCCGGCGGACGCTGGAAACAGGGCAGCTACAGACCTGCGCTTACCAGCTTTGGGTGGATGGAGCATTACGAGACTATGAGGCGCGGCTAGTGGTAAGTGGAAAAGACGAGGTGCTGTCGGTGGTGCGGGATGTGACCGAGCGCCAGCGCGTAGAGACAGATTTGCAGACGAGTGAAGATCGGCTCCGCTGCTTTTTTGAAGCGACCTTTGAGGCGGTGATCATTCACAACTTTCAGCAGATTTTGGACGTGAACCCGGCAGCGGTGGAACTGCTGGGATACTCGGCAGACGAGCTGATTGGGATGCCCGTGATTGATCTGATCGCGCCAGAGTCGCGGGAGATGGTGCGCGAAAAGTGGCGATCGCTCACCCATCCCGACGATTCTTACAGCTACGAGGCGACGGGCATCCGCAAAGACGGCAGCCGCTTCTTTGGTGTGGTGTTTGCCAAAGGGATTGAATATCGCGGTCAGCAGGCGCGGGTCGCCAGCATTCGCAACATCACCGCCCGCAAGCAAGCCGAGCTGCGCTATCAGGCGATGCTCAACGCGATTCCCGACCTGATGTTTCGGATTAACCTGGACGGGATTTATCTCGACTGCAAAGCCGAGCATGACAGCGACCTGCTGATTCCCGCCAGCAGCATGGTGGGCAAATCCATCTATGACGTGCTGCCCCACGACGTGGCAGAGCAGCGGATGGAGTTTGTGCGGCGGGCGATCGCCACGGGCGCAATCCAGGTCTTTGAATATCAACTGCGGCTCAAGCATCCGTCGAAATATGCGGATGCCCAAAAGGATTGCGACCCCTATCTACGAGACTATGAAGCGCGGGTCGTGGTCAGCGGCGAAGATGAAGCGCTGGTCATCGTGCGCGACATCAGCGATCGCAAAAAATCCGAAGCAGCGCTGCGCCAGTCCGAAGAAAAATTCTCCAAAGCCTGGCGCTCTAGCCCCAACCCCATGAGCATCGCCACACTACTGGGTGGACAGATGATCGACTGCAACGACGGCTTTTTGGAGGTGATGGGCTATCGTCGCGATGAGGTGATCGGGCGGCAGGTGCATGACCTGAAGCTGTGGGCCCGACCGGGCGATCGCGACAAAATGGTCGCCATGCTCCAGCGCGATGGCTCGGTACATAACCTCGAACACTACTTCTGCACCCGCAGCGGCGAAGTCCGCGAGGGGCTATTTTCTGCTGAGATTATTGAGATCAACGGCGAACAATGCCTGATCGACACCATCGTAGACATTACCGAGCTAAAGCTGGCCCAGGCGCAACTGCTGGCCGCCACCGAGCGCGATCGCCTGCTGGGAGAAATCGCCCTCCGCATCCGCCAGTCGCTTGATCTGGAGCAAATCCTGAATACCACAGTGGAAGAAGTACGGCGAGTCCTCAAGGCCGATCGCGTCACCATTGGTCTAGATCTGGAAGATCGGCGCGGACAGATTGTAGCAGAATCGGTTGATTCGCGCTGGCGCTCGATGAAAGGGTTAATCATCGAAGATACAGCGTATCTCGAAGAAACGCGGCGGGGTTTTACCCAGCACGAGGTCGCAGTGGTGAACGAGGTAGCCACTAGCAACCATCCCCGCGCCACCAGAGCGCTGACGGAGTTTCAGGTGCAGGCGTGGCTGGCGGTTCCCATCATGCTCGACAACGACTTTTTTGGGCTGCTGGTGGTCGATCAATGCGACGGCCCCCGCCAGTGGCAATCTGAAGAAATCGAGTTTTTGGCGCAACTGGGCACCCAGGTCAGCATCGCCATTCAGCAGTCCAAGCTCTATGAGCAGGTGCGCGAACTCAACACCGGGTTAGAGCAAAAGGTGCGCGAACGAACGCTAGAGTTACAACAGAAGAACGAGGAACTGCTGGAGCTGAACGCGCTTAAGGACGAGTTTTTGAACGCCTTTTCTCACGACCTGCGAACGCCCGTGATGGGCATCTCGCTGGTGATCAACAACCTGCTGAACCAGCCAGGAGATACGATTCCCCTTAGCCGCGCCATGCTGGAGCGAATGCTGCAAAGCAATGATTACCAGCTTCAGTTGATTAAGTCGCTGCTGGAGGCGCACTCGGCCGAAACGCGGGGCGTGACGCTGAACTACGAGCTGGTGCAGTTGAGCCTGCTGGTTCAGGTGATTGCCGAAGACCTGGAGCCGCTGGTCGCCAAAAACCACGCCACGCTGCGAAACGAGGTGCCGCCCGATTTGCCGCTGGTGAATGCCGACTCGATGCAGATTCGGCGCGTGTTTGAAAACCTGATCACCAACGCGCTGAACCACAATCCCCCTGGCATTTGCATTACGATCAACGCTGCGGTCGAGGGCGATCTGATCCGCTTTACGATTCAAGACGACGGCGTGGGCATGGCTCCCGAAACGTGCGATCGCCTCTTTACTCGCTATAGCCGGGGGCCAAACTCGCGTCATTCCACGGGTGTCGGGCTAGGGCTATACCTGGCGCGGCAAATCATCACCGCCCACGGCGGACAGATTGGCGTGACCAGCACCCCCGGCAATGGTGCAACCTTCTGGCTGACGCTGCCGCTGGCCATTCCCCCTGGCGCAAACCCGACACCAGAAGATGAATTAGATGTGAATTAG
- a CDS encoding DNA-methyltransferase, which yields MPHRHPPAPAAISSPLQAFNLQYTHAHGRLYQGDSAAWLASLAAESVDLVFADPPYNLKKAAWDNFASQEAYIAWSLGWISQAARVLKPTGSLYICGFSEILADLKHPASRYFAGCRWLVWHYKNKANLGQDWGRSHESIIHFRKSNRFRLNLDDVRIPYGAHTLKYPAHPQADSSAYGRKVDKAGKSRAWLPHPSGAKPKDVIELPTTCNGMGETTPHPTQKPEELLRKLVLAASNAGDVVLDPFSGSGTTLVAAEQLNRRWLGCDLNAEYNQWAIRRLEAVDCRSPQMWIERDRKTAERRASIR from the coding sequence ATGCCACATCGCCATCCCCCTGCGCCAGCCGCCATTTCATCCCCGCTCCAGGCATTTAATTTGCAATATACCCACGCCCACGGGCGGCTGTATCAGGGTGACTCAGCAGCCTGGCTAGCATCGCTGGCCGCAGAAAGTGTAGATCTGGTGTTTGCCGATCCGCCCTATAACTTGAAAAAAGCAGCGTGGGATAACTTTGCCAGCCAGGAAGCCTATATCGCCTGGTCGCTGGGATGGATCTCGCAGGCGGCGCGAGTGCTAAAGCCCACTGGCTCGCTCTATATCTGCGGCTTTTCGGAAATTTTGGCAGATTTGAAACACCCAGCCTCGCGCTATTTTGCGGGCTGTCGCTGGCTGGTGTGGCACTACAAAAACAAGGCAAACCTGGGGCAAGACTGGGGGCGATCGCACGAAAGCATTATCCACTTTCGCAAGAGCAACCGCTTTCGGCTCAACCTGGACGACGTTCGCATTCCCTACGGCGCACACACGCTCAAATATCCCGCCCATCCCCAAGCCGACAGCAGCGCCTATGGCCGCAAGGTGGATAAGGCAGGCAAGTCCCGCGCCTGGTTGCCCCACCCCAGCGGCGCAAAGCCCAAAGACGTAATCGAACTGCCCACCACCTGCAACGGCATGGGCGAAACCACGCCTCACCCGACCCAAAAACCCGAGGAGCTGTTGCGGAAGCTGGTGCTGGCAGCATCGAATGCGGGCGATGTCGTCCTCGACCCGTTCTCAGGCTCCGGCACAACGCTGGTGGCAGCGGAGCAACTCAACCGCCGCTGGCTCGGCTGCGACCTGAATGCAGAGTATAACCAGTGGGCCATTCGCCGCCTCGAAGCAGTGGACTGTCGATCGCCCCAGATGTGGATTGAGCGCGATCGCAAAACTGCCGAACGCCGCGCCTCTATCCGCTAG
- the ribA gene encoding GTP cyclohydrolase II RibA, whose translation MLVRLQEGYLKTKFGTFLEVLYYDGQKESVALVMGDISNSENVLCRIHSSCLSAHVFNSIECDCREQMEMAQFLIEQEGRGIIIWLEQEGRNNGHLALLSTSKLRANGMSSTEAYLSLGFKEDARDYRCAVEILQDLKVASVTLLTNSPQKIDSLRNSGINVAGSKRIAIDASNNEELEKTYKDKIMRGHLIDL comes from the coding sequence ATGCTAGTGCGTCTGCAAGAAGGTTATCTCAAAACCAAGTTTGGCACTTTCTTAGAAGTTCTCTACTACGATGGGCAAAAGGAATCGGTTGCCTTAGTAATGGGTGACATAAGCAATTCGGAAAACGTTTTATGCCGTATCCATTCGTCATGCTTATCTGCTCATGTCTTCAATAGTATAGAGTGCGACTGTAGAGAGCAGATGGAAATGGCTCAATTTCTTATTGAGCAAGAAGGCAGAGGAATCATTATTTGGTTGGAACAAGAGGGAAGAAATAATGGTCATCTAGCACTTCTTAGTACTTCAAAATTGCGTGCGAACGGAATGTCATCTACTGAAGCATACCTTAGTCTTGGATTTAAAGAAGATGCAAGAGACTATAGATGTGCAGTAGAGATACTGCAAGACTTGAAAGTTGCTTCAGTCACTCTACTCACCAATAGTCCTCAAAAAATTGATAGCTTAAGGAATAGTGGTATTAATGTTGCTGGCAGTAAACGTATAGCAATTGATGCAAGCAATAATGAAGAATTAGAAAAAACTTACAAGGATAAGATCATGAGAGGTCATCTCATAGATTTGTAA
- a CDS encoding dCTP deaminase domain-containing protein, which yields MSILSDQDIKYLLNKEIVIYPYGEDCISPLGYDLRIGYAISLTEHKSTIDPDGGKISIPAKTSVFIITKEHVYLSRRIAGTLHARGSLAARGLYINSTTVDPNWGGQMTFLIHNISEKPVELDVESRFVTLIFHRVNTPTFNAPSGNPISVARQYGEIYGDYFANSLLSYLSDNNNLSLKKVFEDSVQEARKPTLSDLLTGRVIFLITSFQEFARSRLSNLVTRILLVIPIGLIIMGLTAQWYWNWLQVQLNLNAPYGLNIFMWQVTTVGVGVSLLVSLLNSMKPK from the coding sequence ATGAGTATTTTAAGTGATCAAGATATAAAGTATCTCTTAAACAAAGAAATTGTCATATATCCGTATGGAGAAGATTGCATTTCTCCCTTGGGTTATGATTTAAGAATTGGTTATGCAATAAGTCTTACTGAACATAAAAGCACTATAGATCCTGATGGTGGAAAAATTTCAATTCCTGCAAAAACATCGGTTTTTATCATTACAAAAGAGCACGTTTATTTGTCAAGAAGAATTGCTGGAACGCTACACGCTAGAGGTTCACTTGCCGCTAGAGGACTTTATATTAATTCCACAACTGTCGATCCAAATTGGGGCGGACAAATGACGTTCCTGATCCATAATATTAGTGAAAAGCCAGTAGAGTTGGATGTGGAGTCTAGATTCGTTACCTTGATATTTCATCGAGTGAATACTCCAACATTCAATGCTCCTTCCGGTAATCCTATATCTGTCGCAAGACAATATGGTGAAATTTATGGAGATTATTTTGCTAATAGTCTTCTATCATATTTATCTGACAATAATAATCTTTCTCTAAAAAAGGTTTTCGAGGACTCAGTTCAAGAGGCAAGAAAGCCAACTCTATCTGATCTTCTTACAGGAAGAGTTATATTTCTGATTACCTCATTCCAAGAATTCGCACGAAGTAGGCTTTCTAATCTTGTCACTAGAATACTTTTAGTTATTCCGATTGGGCTAATCATAATGGGTTTGACAGCCCAATGGTATTGGAATTGGTTGCAAGTACAACTGAACTTAAATGCTCCCTATGGATTAAATATTTTTATGTGGCAGGTTACTACTGTTGGGGTAGGAGTTTCTTTACTTGTATCTTTGCTTAATTCGATGAAGCCTAAGTGA